The following coding sequences are from one Candidatus Woesearchaeota archaeon window:
- a CDS encoding undecaprenyl diphosphate synthase family protein: MFNILAGINKNIPKHIAISMEDSVKGKTIEELYGLKLKKTEEIIALAVKLNIPVATFYLTPLSIEKHESFPSIVDALVDFFGSLSEYKALSESKIKVSVIGKWYDLPDRAVEKIKKIMDDTRDYADFFVNFCVNYDGQQEIVDAARIIGRMIKAGRLDPDVITKPLIKENIYNSYFVPPELIIKNGRKELNSFLLWDSAHSLVYFTGKFFLGLSKNDLMAAIKFYKEN, from the coding sequence ATGTTTAATATCTTGGCAGGGATTAATAAAAACATTCCAAAACACATTGCAATAAGTATGGAAGATTCTGTAAAAGGCAAGACAATTGAAGAGCTTTATGGCTTAAAGCTAAAAAAAACAGAGGAGATAATAGCTCTTGCAGTAAAGCTGAATATTCCTGTAGCAACATTCTATCTGACGCCCCTGAGCATTGAGAAGCATGAGAGCTTTCCCTCAATAGTTGACGCGCTTGTTGATTTTTTTGGCTCTCTTTCAGAATATAAAGCCCTCTCCGAAAGCAAGATTAAGGTTTCTGTTATCGGAAAATGGTATGATCTCCCGGACAGGGCTGTTGAAAAAATCAAGAAGATAATGGACGATACCCGCGACTATGCTGATTTCTTTGTAAATTTCTGCGTGAATTACGACGGCCAGCAGGAGATTGTTGATGCTGCGAGGATAATAGGCAGGATGATAAAGGCAGGAAGGCTTGATCCAGATGTCATAACAAAGCCGCTGATAAAGGAAAACATCTACAATTCCTATTTTGTGCCTCCTGAGCTGATCATCAAAAACGGAAGAAAAGAGCTTAACAGCTTCCTCCTGTGGGATTCCGCGCATTCCCTGGTTTATTTCACAGGAAAGTTTTTTCTCGGGCTGAGCAAGAATGACTTAATGGCTGCGATAAAATTTTATAAGGAAAACTAG
- a CDS encoding 50S ribosomal protein L21e (mediates an interaction between 5S and domains II and V of 23S) has protein sequence MTKRIGSSRRKTRNEFKKGFREQGKISLTRFFADLKNGEKVVLLPEPGYQKGLFFPRFIGKVGTITEKIKNCYNVLIKDRGKKKVLLVHAIHLKKVE, from the coding sequence ATGACCAAAAGAATCGGCTCGTCAAGAAGAAAAACAAGGAATGAGTTCAAAAAAGGCTTTAGAGAGCAGGGAAAGATAAGCCTGACCAGATTTTTTGCTGATTTAAAGAATGGGGAGAAAGTTGTGCTTTTGCCTGAACCGGGTTACCAAAAAGGCCTTTTTTTCCCAAGGTTCATAGGGAAAGTAGGCACAATAACCGAGAAGATCAAGAACTGCTACAATGTGCTGATAAAAGACAGGGGAAAGAAAAAAGTTTTATTAGTGCATGCGATTCATCTTAAAAAGGTGGAATAA
- a CDS encoding NusA-like transcription termination signal-binding factor produces the protein MNRIKYDISLMKFISLFETITGARLKDVVNEEGRLLFIVEEGEIGKAIGKSGVNAKRLENVLNKRIKVIEFNNDLLHFVRNLIYPLAVKEIKEENKIVTIFGQDGKTKGLLIGRDAQNLRAYENVVKRYFEIDGIKVI, from the coding sequence GTGAATAGGATAAAATACGATATTAGCCTGATGAAGTTCATTTCTCTGTTCGAAACTATAACCGGAGCCAGATTAAAGGATGTTGTTAACGAAGAAGGAAGGCTTTTATTCATTGTTGAAGAAGGCGAGATCGGAAAGGCGATCGGCAAAAGCGGAGTGAATGCAAAAAGGCTGGAAAATGTGCTGAATAAGAGGATAAAGGTAATTGAGTTTAATAATGATCTGCTGCATTTTGTCAGGAATCTGATATATCCTCTTGCTGTGAAAGAAATAAAGGAAGAGAACAAGATCGTCACAATATTCGGGCAGGATGGAAAAACCAAGGGGCTGCTTATAGGAAGAGATGCCCAGAATCTGCGAGCTTATGAGAATGTTGTCAAAAGGTATTTTGAGATTGACGGGATCAAAGTTATTTAG
- a CDS encoding AAA family ATPase, with product MKNIVLIGGMGSGKTTLGTALKKENPNINLIYMNRYGAGIPLTLIASDSGLISLPKADYIETIFKNGNIECKKFSRQEMDDIGKKVFNAYGDTIWPELILRSVIPGVQNVVDNAVKASTIKYLKERGLYIVALHCRFETQVQRRLHNRKGIDPENKSLLEEQIKQTNAYVEVDAERELAHAVYDSDTFGLEHYSAIAKEIIKATNYRSTNT from the coding sequence ATGAAAAACATAGTCTTAATCGGCGGAATGGGATCTGGAAAAACAACACTTGGAACAGCTCTGAAGAAAGAGAATCCCAATATCAATCTAATCTATATGAACAGGTATGGCGCAGGCATTCCGCTGACTTTAATTGCATCTGATTCTGGATTAATCTCATTGCCGAAAGCCGATTATATTGAAACGATCTTTAAAAATGGGAATATAGAGTGCAAAAAGTTCTCAAGGCAGGAAATGGATGATATTGGCAAAAAAGTTTTTAATGCTTATGGCGATACTATCTGGCCTGAGTTGATTTTACGTTCGGTTATTCCAGGCGTGCAAAATGTAGTTGATAATGCTGTGAAAGCTTCAACTATAAAATATCTCAAAGAGCGCGGCTTATATATCGTGGCTTTGCATTGCAGATTTGAAACTCAAGTGCAGCGAAGGCTGCATAACAGAAAGGGAATTGATCCTGAGAATAAATCTTTGCTTGAAGAACAGATTAAACAGACAAATGCATACGTTGAAGTTGATGCTGAACGCGAATTAGCCCATGCTGTTTATGATAGCGATACATTCGGGCTGGAGCATTATTCTGCCATAGCAAAAGAAATAATCAAAGCAACTAATTACCGCTCTACAAACACATAA
- a CDS encoding 30S ribosomal protein S7: MSVIKAFNIWGAEGIKVEDLGLIDYITVEPKIVPKTGARYVGQKFHKSKTFIVERLINKLMIPGHKSKKHLKTSYHMTGKASNAYHIVKEAFKIVERKLKENPLKVFVKAVENAAPREEIITIEYGGARYPKATDCSPQRRVDIALRYMAQSAFQKSFNSKKHIIDALADEIIFAYQKNQASGAIAKKFEVERQSDSSR; this comes from the coding sequence ATGAGTGTCATAAAAGCATTTAATATATGGGGCGCAGAGGGAATAAAAGTAGAAGACCTTGGGCTGATTGATTACATCACAGTTGAGCCAAAGATTGTGCCTAAGACAGGAGCGCGCTATGTTGGCCAAAAATTCCACAAGTCAAAAACTTTTATTGTTGAAAGGCTGATAAACAAGTTGATGATTCCTGGCCATAAAAGCAAGAAGCATTTAAAGACAAGCTACCATATGACCGGCAAGGCAAGCAATGCATATCATATTGTAAAAGAGGCGTTCAAGATTGTTGAAAGGAAACTGAAGGAGAATCCTCTCAAGGTTTTTGTAAAGGCAGTTGAAAATGCAGCTCCCCGCGAAGAGATCATAACAATCGAGTATGGCGGAGCAAGGTATCCTAAAGCAACAGACTGCTCGCCTCAGAGAAGGGTGGACATTGCGCTGCGCTACATGGCGCAGAGCGCATTTCAAAAATCATTCAATTCCAAGAAGCATATTATAGACGCGCTTGCTGATGAGATCATCTTCGCATACCAAAAAAACCAGGCTTCCGGCGCGATAGCAAAGAAGTTTGAAGTCGAAAGGCAGTCAGACAGCAGCAGATAG
- a CDS encoding DUF655 domain-containing protein, whose product MDQQKTKEEWVVVLDFLPNGYPFDTRPSHLKTPIVQAIGKEHFTLLELVPKKGITLTPNEEVYIGEAKRDKIHHILGKLSMAKLTGTAKSELDYFVQEIVHKNEARFVDFFNKAQPLTTRMHQLELLPGLGKKHMWEILEQRDQAPFKGFDDLKKRVKLMPNPERVVIKRILLEMEGNEKHYVFVER is encoded by the coding sequence ATGGACCAGCAAAAAACAAAGGAAGAATGGGTAGTGGTGCTTGATTTCTTGCCGAATGGCTATCCTTTTGACACAAGGCCGAGCCATTTAAAGACTCCGATAGTTCAGGCAATAGGCAAAGAGCACTTCACTTTGCTGGAATTAGTGCCGAAAAAAGGCATTACATTGACTCCGAATGAAGAAGTTTATATCGGCGAAGCTAAAAGGGACAAGATCCACCACATACTTGGAAAGCTGTCCATGGCAAAGCTTACAGGAACTGCAAAATCCGAGCTGGACTATTTTGTGCAGGAGATTGTGCATAAGAATGAAGCCAGATTTGTGGATTTCTTCAATAAGGCGCAGCCCCTGACAACAAGAATGCACCAGCTTGAACTGCTGCCCGGACTTGGAAAGAAGCATATGTGGGAGATATTGGAGCAGAGAGATCAGGCTCCGTTTAAAGGCTTTGATGACCTAAAGAAAAGGGTAAAGTTAATGCCGAACCCCGAAAGAGTTGTCATTAAAAGGATCCTTCTTGAGATGGAAGGCAATGAGAAGCATTATGTGTTTGTAGAGCGGTAA
- a CDS encoding ribosomal L7Ae/L30e/S12e/Gadd45 family protein, with product MDTEEEIKKLAKSKKLIIGCERAIKLLKNKTAEKIFISANCPDGIKKDLKKYCSLSGANFIDLKQNNEELGALCKKPFSVAVASVVKG from the coding sequence ATGGACACAGAAGAAGAAATTAAAAAATTGGCAAAGAGCAAGAAGCTTATTATAGGCTGCGAGAGGGCCATCAAGCTTTTGAAGAATAAGACGGCTGAAAAGATATTTATATCTGCAAACTGCCCGGATGGCATTAAAAAAGATCTTAAAAAATACTGCAGCCTTTCAGGCGCAAACTTCATCGATCTTAAGCAGAATAACGAGGAGCTTGGCGCGCTATGCAAGAAGCCTTTCTCCGTAGCTGTTGCCTCCGTTGTTAAGGGTTGA
- a CDS encoding DNA-directed RNA polymerase subunit A', with translation MAEEKNKEKEAGIAEEAEKKTAEKEVIIEEQEIYVYKQVKNILFGMLSPKMIKKMASVKIVTPELYDKEGYPVDGGLMDIRLGVIDPGLRCKTCGSKLKECTGHFGYIELARPVIHIEFVNYITDILRGTCRECGRIMLPKAKIEKALAEIEKIEKEKGTYEAKALIKSIVTYVKNVKKCPHCNAKWKKIIVEKPTTFLEEEKRLSPIEVRTRLEKIPDEDIRLFGLKPEFARPEWMVLTVLSIPPVTMRPSITLESGERSEDDLTHKLGDIVRINQRLFENINAGAPEIIIEDLWDLLQYHITTFFDNDVAQLPPARHRSGQPLKTISERIKSKEGRIRHNLAGKRTNFSSRTVISPDPMLDLNEVGIPLIVAMKLTVPETLRDWNKEYVVKFVQNGPNKYPGANYIVRPDGKKKKITDETREQLVEELQPGYIVERHLMDGDVAIFNRQPSLHRMSMMCHKVKVLSGRTFRLNPAVCAPYNADFDGDEMNLHVPQTEEARAEAEILMQVQTQLISPRNGLSIISCIQDAIVGNYLLTREFKLKRNEAVNLLSNAGVFDFSRLADKNEVDGKEIFSVLLPHNFDYVGRSKAADVDGNKDILIRKGKLIKGVMDGANLGEGSGLLLRNLHKQYGADYALELLGKMFRLGIEVLLSYGFSTAISDTDLPEEAKKKIRETLASSEEEVQNLIQLYHEQKLETFPGKTMLETLELKILELLNRTRSAAGTIVSEFIDKKAHTSIMAASGARGNIINMAQMAAIVGQQAMRGRRIGKGYIGRTLSCFKRDDYGPAARGFIKNSFKSGLSPSEFFFGAMTGRDSLMDTALRTPKSGYLYRRLANAMQDLKAEYDGTVRDAGGKIIQFSYGEDNVDVAKSEKGIINVKKIIELMGE, from the coding sequence ATGGCTGAAGAAAAAAACAAGGAAAAGGAAGCTGGAATAGCTGAAGAGGCAGAAAAGAAAACTGCTGAAAAAGAAGTGATAATTGAAGAGCAGGAAATTTATGTATACAAGCAAGTAAAGAACATATTATTCGGAATGCTGAGCCCCAAGATGATAAAAAAGATGGCTTCTGTCAAGATTGTGACTCCTGAGCTTTATGATAAGGAAGGATATCCTGTTGACGGCGGCCTGATGGACATAAGGCTCGGCGTAATTGACCCTGGGTTAAGGTGCAAGACCTGCGGCTCAAAGCTGAAAGAATGCACAGGGCATTTTGGCTATATAGAGCTTGCGCGCCCTGTGATCCATATAGAATTTGTCAACTATATAACCGATATTCTTAGGGGAACGTGCAGGGAATGCGGCAGAATAATGCTTCCAAAAGCAAAAATTGAGAAGGCGCTTGCTGAGATTGAAAAAATAGAGAAAGAAAAAGGCACATATGAGGCTAAAGCCCTGATAAAAAGTATTGTAACATACGTGAAGAACGTTAAGAAATGCCCCCACTGCAATGCCAAGTGGAAAAAGATAATAGTTGAAAAGCCAACAACTTTCCTTGAGGAAGAAAAAAGGCTGAGCCCTATTGAGGTCAGGACAAGGCTGGAAAAAATACCTGATGAAGACATAAGATTATTTGGCTTAAAGCCTGAATTTGCAAGGCCTGAATGGATGGTGCTCACTGTGCTGTCAATTCCGCCAGTCACTATGAGGCCGTCTATAACACTTGAATCCGGCGAGAGAAGCGAGGATGACCTGACGCACAAGCTCGGCGATATTGTGAGAATCAACCAAAGGCTGTTTGAAAATATAAATGCCGGAGCGCCAGAAATAATAATAGAGGATTTATGGGATCTGCTCCAGTACCACATCACAACTTTCTTTGACAATGATGTTGCGCAGCTGCCGCCTGCAAGGCATAGGAGCGGCCAGCCTTTGAAAACAATTTCTGAGAGAATAAAAAGCAAGGAAGGAAGGATAAGGCACAACCTTGCCGGCAAGAGAACTAATTTCTCGTCAAGAACAGTTATAAGCCCGGATCCGATGCTTGACCTCAATGAAGTCGGAATTCCTTTGATTGTTGCGATGAAGCTCACTGTTCCTGAAACACTGAGGGACTGGAACAAGGAGTATGTTGTGAAGTTTGTACAAAACGGCCCGAATAAATACCCGGGCGCAAATTACATTGTAAGGCCTGATGGAAAAAAGAAGAAAATAACTGATGAGACAAGGGAGCAGCTGGTAGAAGAGCTGCAGCCGGGATATATTGTTGAGAGGCATTTAATGGATGGAGATGTTGCTATTTTCAACAGGCAGCCAAGCCTGCACAGAATGTCCATGATGTGCCACAAGGTAAAAGTGCTGAGTGGAAGAACCTTCAGGCTGAATCCTGCTGTATGCGCTCCATATAATGCTGATTTTGACGGTGATGAAATGAACCTGCATGTTCCCCAGACAGAAGAGGCAAGAGCTGAAGCTGAAATACTGATGCAGGTCCAGACGCAGCTGATATCACCCAGAAACGGGTTAAGCATAATAAGCTGCATACAGGATGCAATAGTAGGAAATTATCTGCTGACAAGGGAATTTAAATTAAAAAGAAATGAAGCTGTTAATCTGCTTTCAAACGCAGGTGTTTTTGATTTTTCAAGGCTGGCTGACAAAAACGAGGTTGACGGCAAGGAAATATTCTCTGTTTTGCTGCCCCATAACTTTGATTATGTTGGCAGGTCAAAAGCTGCTGATGTTGATGGCAACAAGGATATCCTCATAAGAAAGGGCAAGCTTATAAAAGGCGTCATGGATGGCGCAAATCTAGGCGAGGGATCCGGCTTATTGCTCAGAAACCTGCACAAGCAATATGGCGCTGATTATGCCCTTGAATTGCTGGGCAAGATGTTCAGGCTCGGCATAGAAGTTTTGCTTAGCTATGGCTTTTCAACTGCGATTTCAGATACTGATCTTCCAGAAGAAGCAAAGAAAAAAATCAGGGAAACTCTGGCCAGCTCAGAAGAGGAAGTGCAGAACCTTATACAGCTGTATCACGAGCAAAAACTCGAAACCTTCCCTGGAAAAACAATGCTTGAAACCCTTGAATTGAAAATACTTGAGCTGCTTAACAGGACAAGAAGCGCAGCCGGAACAATAGTTTCAGAGTTTATAGACAAGAAAGCCCACACTTCAATAATGGCTGCTTCCGGAGCAAGAGGCAATATCATCAATATGGCGCAGATGGCTGCTATTGTCGGACAGCAGGCTATGCGCGGCAGAAGAATCGGAAAAGGATATATAGGAAGAACTTTAAGCTGCTTTAAGAGGGATGATTATGGGCCTGCTGCCAGGGGTTTCATCAAGAACAGCTTTAAATCAGGCTTATCTCCGAGCGAATTCTTTTTCGGAGCAATGACTGGCAGAGATTCACTGATGGACACTGCGCTGAGAACTCCGAAATCAGGCTACCTTTACAGAAGGCTTGCAAATGCCATGCAGGACCTGAAAGCAGAGTATGACGGCACAGTAAGGGATGCTGGAGGCAAGATAATACAGTTCAGCTATGGCGAGGATAATGTTGATGTTGCAAAATCTGAAAAAGGAATAATAAATGTTAAAAAAATTATTGAGCTGATGGGAGAATAA
- a CDS encoding 30S ribosomal protein S12 codes for MASKSQGLNSAKKLMRRRHKSRWKQRLYVRRILKLKEKSDPLEGSSQARGIVLEKVQLEAKQPNSAMRKCCRVQLIKNGRQVTAFMPGDGAQKLIDEHDEVIIECIGGRMGRSYGDLPGVRWRVIKVNDQSLIALLKGKIEKARK; via the coding sequence ATGGCAAGTAAGTCACAAGGGTTAAACTCTGCTAAAAAGCTGATGAGAAGAAGGCATAAAAGCAGATGGAAGCAGAGGCTTTACGTCAGAAGGATACTTAAGCTTAAAGAGAAGTCTGACCCGCTGGAAGGCTCTTCACAGGCGCGCGGAATAGTTCTGGAAAAGGTGCAGCTTGAGGCTAAGCAGCCAAACTCAGCAATGAGGAAGTGCTGCAGAGTACAGCTTATAAAAAACGGAAGGCAGGTAACAGCATTTATGCCGGGTGACGGCGCCCAGAAATTGATTGATGAGCATGATGAAGTCATAATTGAATGCATAGGCGGCAGAATGGGCCGTTCTTATGGAGACCTCCCTGGAGTCAGGTGGAGAGTTATCAAGGTTAATGATCAAAGCTTAATTGCCTTACTTAAAGGCAAGATAGAGAAGGCCAGAAAATGA
- the rpoA2 gene encoding DNA-directed RNA polymerase subunit A'': MVEDLLKEYEDKLPKKILEEIKENMPKGLGKGKMKEIVESVYNEYINAQVEPGDSVGLISAESIGEPGTQMTLNTFHFAGVAEMNVTMGLPRIIEIFDGRKEISTPMMEIHLKEPYSKGKDIRKIALSIKETELWEITKEISINIADMSLDVRLDKEKMNEIDITAGAVAKAIESVKGHSVKVKGEDVAVKPKGKEESLNDLYKLKEKLKKVYIKGIKGISQVLPVKRGDEFIIITAGTNLKDVFELNYVDETKTISNDIFEISEILGIEAARQSIINEVFKVMESQVLDIDIRHIMLVADTMCTSGKIRGITRYGIVKEKASVLARASFETPIKHMIGASVCGEVDELNSVVENVMLNQPVPIGTGLPGLVTRTK, from the coding sequence ATGGTTGAGGATTTGTTGAAGGAATATGAAGATAAGCTGCCTAAAAAAATACTTGAAGAAATAAAAGAGAATATGCCGAAAGGCTTAGGCAAGGGGAAAATGAAAGAAATAGTTGAATCTGTTTATAATGAATACATTAATGCCCAGGTGGAGCCGGGAGACAGCGTCGGCTTGATAAGCGCTGAAAGCATCGGAGAGCCAGGAACTCAGATGACGCTGAACACATTCCATTTTGCAGGAGTTGCTGAGATGAATGTCACAATGGGGCTGCCAAGGATAATTGAGATTTTTGACGGAAGAAAAGAAATCTCAACGCCGATGATGGAGATACACCTCAAAGAGCCTTATTCAAAAGGCAAGGATATAAGGAAGATTGCCTTGTCAATAAAGGAAACAGAATTATGGGAGATAACAAAGGAGATTTCGATAAATATTGCCGATATGTCGCTTGATGTCAGGCTGGATAAAGAAAAGATGAATGAAATTGACATAACTGCCGGCGCTGTTGCAAAAGCAATAGAATCTGTCAAGGGCCACAGCGTTAAAGTTAAGGGTGAAGATGTTGCTGTAAAGCCAAAGGGGAAAGAAGAAAGCCTTAATGACCTGTATAAGCTTAAGGAAAAATTAAAGAAAGTATATATAAAGGGCATAAAGGGCATTTCACAGGTTCTTCCTGTAAAAAGAGGAGATGAGTTTATAATAATAACAGCAGGCACAAACCTCAAAGACGTGTTTGAGCTGAATTATGTTGATGAAACAAAGACAATATCGAATGATATTTTTGAGATTTCTGAGATCTTGGGAATAGAGGCTGCAAGGCAGTCAATAATAAACGAGGTATTCAAGGTCATGGAGAGCCAGGTGCTGGATATTGATATAAGGCACATCATGCTTGTTGCTGATACAATGTGCACATCAGGCAAGATAAGAGGCATTACAAGATACGGAATTGTGAAAGAGAAGGCGTCGGTATTGGCAAGGGCGTCATTCGAAACTCCGATAAAGCACATGATTGGCGCATCTGTATGCGGGGAAGTGGACGAGCTTAATTCTGTTGTTGAGAATGTAATGCTGAACCAGCCTGTGCCGATTGGAACCGGCCTGCCAGGATTGGTAACGAGAACAAAATAA